The region TTTCTGTATCGGGAAATAAAAAATCTACTCATTTATTAATTTACCTCTATAACTGATACTAATTCAATTTCATTGTATAGAAAACCCTAACACGTTTATTGTTGGGGTTTTGATTTTTTAGGGAATGACTATTATTTTTACACTTTACGGTTATCCGTAAAATTAGATTTTAATTTATCTATAAATTTGAATTTTTGAGGAGGAATTGACAATAAGTATTGAAAACATAAGAAAAAACATTGTTTTTAATAGCTTAAACTATATTTTTTTTCATATTTTTGAATAAATTTTTCTTTTAAAACTAATATAAGAATTTTATCATTTATTTTAATATTATACTTTCATATTAAAGTGATGATTTAAAAAATAACAACATACAAATAAATTTATCTCAATTAAAATAAATGGCATTAGACCTAAATTACTTAGAGAATGAAATAATTGATCAATTTCTATTTGATGATTCAAAAAGACCATGGATTATTGGCTTTAGTGGAGGGAAAGATAGTACAATGTTGCTTCAGGTTGTTTGGAGATCTCTGTTAAAGATTGATCCTTTTTTAAGGCAAACTAGAAGAATTTATATTGTATGTAATGATACTTTAGTTGAAAATCCAAGAATTGTAAAATTTATCAATTCGACTTTATCCAAAATACAAGAAGCTGCAGTTCATTATGAATTGCCAATAACAGTGCATCAAACTACACCTGAATTAGAAAATAGTTTCTGGGTTAAATTAATTGGATTAGGATATCCTGCACCGAATAAATTTTATAGATGGTGTACCGAAAGATTAAAAATTAACCCAACAACAAAATTTATCACTGAAAAGATTAATGAAAATGGTGAAGCGATAATTTTGTTAGGAACTAGAAGTGCTGAAAGTTCTGCTAGAGCTGCTTCTATAAAAAAACACGAGGTAAAAGGTCAACGTTTAAGAAAACATCAATTACCAAATTCTTATGTTTATGCTCCAATAAAAGATGTTACAACAAATGAATTATGGCAATATTTAAATCAAGTGCCACCACCATGGGGAGGAACGAACAAAGAGTTAATCACTTTGTATAGGAATGCTAATGCTGGAGATTGTCCATTAGTTATTGATGAATCAACTCCTAGTTGTGGTAATAGTAGATTTGGATGTTGGACATGTACTGTTGTCAATAAAGATAAAAGTATGGAAGGACTAATTGAAAATGGAGAGGAGTGGATGTCTCCATTAATGGAAATTAGAAATTTTTTAGTTGAAACTAGAGACAATCCAGAAAAATATAGACAAAAAGAGAGAAGAAACAAAACAATATCTGAAAACCTTTGGGGGCCTTATACTTTTAATACAAGGGTTGAAATATTGACCAGAATTTTAAAAGCGCAGAAAAACATTCAAAAAGAAGAAGGTGTAGAATTAATTACACATCAGGAAATGGTTTTAATACAGTATTATTGGTATAGAGACTGTTTCTTTAAAACAAGGGTATCGGATATTTATAATTCTATTTACAAAACTAAAATCGATATGAGTAAACAAGAAGAAAAATTCAAACAAGAATCTGACTTATTGAAAGAATCTTGTAAAAATGAACAGAAAGATGTTGACTTAATTCAAGATTTGTTGGCATTACAAAAAACAAAAACCTTAATGATTCGTAAACGAGGTTTACAAGCTGATATCGAAAATAGACTTGACCAGTATCTTGAATCGGATAAAAAATCTAATAATTAAAATGACAATTAAAGAAATAGAATTAAATAATTTTAGAATCTATAAAGGGTCTAATCTTATTGATTTATCTAACATAGATGATAAAAATATTTTCGTTGTAAGCGGAAGGAATGGGTTTGGTAAAACGACTTTTTTAATGTCGTTGGTATGGTGTTTGTATGGTAGACAAATGCAAGATGTTGATGATATATACAAAAAAGAAATCGACGACCAAGGTGGTTATGGAAAATACATTGGAAATTCTCTTAATAGATTAGCTAAATCTGAGGACGACTATAACTTTCATGTATCTATTACATTCACAAATGTCAACATACCAGAAGTACCTTGTAAAGAAATTAGAATAAAAAGAAGCTATAATGCTAAAACAAGTTCATCAGAAGATGTTGAAGTTTTAATTGATGGTTATCCAAGTGAAATTGCTAAGGAAGTAGGACCTGAAATTTTTATTCGTGAATTTATTATGCCAATTGAAATTGCAAAATTTTTCTTTTTTGATGCAGAAAAAATTGTAAGTCTTGCAGAAGTAAATACTCCAGAACAAAAAAGAAAGTTGAGCAAAGCTTATTCTGAAGTTTTAGGAATAAAGAAATATGAGGATTTGAAAGGGGAACTAGAGGGTTTACAACTGAAGTTAAGACAAGATACTGCAAGTGCTACTGAAAAAAGTCAACTTCGTATTTTAGAAGCAGAACATCAAAATTGCGATGATAAAATTAAAGATAACGAGACTAAAATAGCTGAATTACGTGAAAAGCGTAGTGAAAAAAATAAAGAGTCAAGAGATATTCAAGAAAAGCTAATTAAATCAGGAAGTTTAATAACTGTAGAGGAACTTCATGAATTAAGAAATCAAGAGGAAGAATTAACTAAAAGACAAAACGAACTTCAAAATCAATTAAAGGAATCCTATGATATCATTCCTTTTGCTATTGCAGGAGAAAAGTTCCTTGAAGTTAATGACCAATTAGAAAATGAAACAAACTTTAAGGCTGCAAAATTTAAAGATGAAAACGTAAAAGGAGTTACTAATAAAATATTAACCGATCTGACCAAAGAACCTAAGCCTGAAGATTTGGTAATTGATTACAAGGTTGAACGTTATTTCGCAGATGCTTTCGAAAAATTAATTCGAAAACACTTTTTCTCTGATACTCCTGATTTACCGACAGATTTTAAAATGCTTTTAGAATTTTCTGATTCAGAAAAAAATGAATTACAAGCATTACTAAATAACATTAAGTACTCTTTCAAAGAATCGTTTAAACGTATCACTTCTGAATACAACCAAACCAGAAATGATTTGAATTCGATTCGTAAAAAAATTAGAGATGCGGAGACCAATCAAGAAAGTCCAATGATTACTGAGTTTAGAAATCAAAAAGAGTTGTTGGATAAAGAAATTATTGGAATTGATGCTACAATAGATTCATTAAATAGAGAAATTGGTGAATTTATTAATGAACGAACTCAGAAAGGAAAACGAATCGAAGAACTTTCTAAAAAACTAAATGTTTCTGAAAAGAATAAAGCTAAAGATGAGTTGATTACAAGGAATATTGGTCAGCTTAAGGATTTTATTGAAAAATTCAAATCGAAGAAAAAAGAATCTCTTGAAAAACAGATTTTAGAAGGATTAGAAACCTTATTACACAAAAAAGGATTTGTTAAGAAAGTTGAAGTTGAAATCATTGGTGACACTATTGATATCGTTTTAAAAAATGTTCGTGGTGAAGAGATTAAAAAAGAGTCTTTAAGTAAAGGTGAACAGCAGATGTATGCAACTGCTTTACTACGCGCTCTAGTTGAAGAAAGTGATATTCAATTCCCAGTATTTATTGACTCCCCAATGCAGAAATTTGATGAACAACATGCGGAAAATATTGTTAAGTATTTTTATCCTAACATTTCAGATCAAGTTGTTATTTTCCCATTGATTAACAAAGAGCTTACTGAGAAAGAATACAATATTTTATCGAATAATATTGCAAAAACTTTCTTAATCAATAACATTCATGAAGATAAGAGTGAATTCTTACCTCTAGAACCAAAAGATTTTATTTCAACATACAATAAAATGTATAACAATGCTAATTAATATTAGAACATCAGAGGCAAATAAAGCAGTTGTCCAAGAACTTACAAGAAGACTTAATTTAGGAACTGAAAATGTTGTTTCTAGAATCGCTTTCTCATACTCTATCTCAAAAAATATTAAATTAGATTTAGAAAAAGATCTATTTGATAGTAAAGGGAAAGAATATAAAGATGATATTTTATTTGGAAAATATAGAGAGTATTACATTGCTTTAATTTGTCAGCATTACGGACTTTACAAAACAGATAAGGATATTGGAAAATATATCAAAATGCATATTGATCATGGTTTAACTTTGATGAATAAACTTTTTGAAGACAATAAAAACTATTCAGGTTTAGATTTTCTATTAGAACATATTGAAACAGGAATTGAAAAATTAGAAGAGAGTCAAGTTTCAAATGATGCCATCATTTTTGATGAACATACGAGAAAAA is a window of Flavobacterium indicum GPTSA100-9 = DSM 17447 DNA encoding:
- the dndC gene encoding DNA phosphorothioation system sulfurtransferase DndC codes for the protein MALDLNYLENEIIDQFLFDDSKRPWIIGFSGGKDSTMLLQVVWRSLLKIDPFLRQTRRIYIVCNDTLVENPRIVKFINSTLSKIQEAAVHYELPITVHQTTPELENSFWVKLIGLGYPAPNKFYRWCTERLKINPTTKFITEKINENGEAIILLGTRSAESSARAASIKKHEVKGQRLRKHQLPNSYVYAPIKDVTTNELWQYLNQVPPPWGGTNKELITLYRNANAGDCPLVIDESTPSCGNSRFGCWTCTVVNKDKSMEGLIENGEEWMSPLMEIRNFLVETRDNPEKYRQKERRNKTISENLWGPYTFNTRVEILTRILKAQKNIQKEEGVELITHQEMVLIQYYWYRDCFFKTRVSDIYNSIYKTKIDMSKQEEKFKQESDLLKESCKNEQKDVDLIQDLLALQKTKTLMIRKRGLQADIENRLDQYLESDKKSNN
- the dndD gene encoding DNA sulfur modification protein DndD, whose product is MTIKEIELNNFRIYKGSNLIDLSNIDDKNIFVVSGRNGFGKTTFLMSLVWCLYGRQMQDVDDIYKKEIDDQGGYGKYIGNSLNRLAKSEDDYNFHVSITFTNVNIPEVPCKEIRIKRSYNAKTSSSEDVEVLIDGYPSEIAKEVGPEIFIREFIMPIEIAKFFFFDAEKIVSLAEVNTPEQKRKLSKAYSEVLGIKKYEDLKGELEGLQLKLRQDTASATEKSQLRILEAEHQNCDDKIKDNETKIAELREKRSEKNKESRDIQEKLIKSGSLITVEELHELRNQEEELTKRQNELQNQLKESYDIIPFAIAGEKFLEVNDQLENETNFKAAKFKDENVKGVTNKILTDLTKEPKPEDLVIDYKVERYFADAFEKLIRKHFFSDTPDLPTDFKMLLEFSDSEKNELQALLNNIKYSFKESFKRITSEYNQTRNDLNSIRKKIRDAETNQESPMITEFRNQKELLDKEIIGIDATIDSLNREIGEFINERTQKGKRIEELSKKLNVSEKNKAKDELITRNIGQLKDFIEKFKSKKKESLEKQILEGLETLLHKKGFVKKVEVEIIGDTIDIVLKNVRGEEIKKESLSKGEQQMYATALLRALVEESDIQFPVFIDSPMQKFDEQHAENIVKYFYPNISDQVVIFPLINKELTEKEYNILSNNIAKTFLINNIHEDKSEFLPLEPKDFISTYNKMYNNAN